A section of the Macaca thibetana thibetana isolate TM-01 chromosome 10, ASM2454274v1, whole genome shotgun sequence genome encodes:
- the PRODH gene encoding proline dehydrogenase 1, mitochondrial isoform X2 — translation MKMTFYGHFVAGEDQESIQPLLRHNRAFGVGAILDYGVEEDLSPEEAEHKEMESCTSAAERDGSGTNKRDKQYQAHRAFGDRRSGVISARTYFYANEAKCDSHMETFLRCIEASGRVSDDGFIAIKLTALGRPQFLLQFSEVLTKWRRFFHQMAAEQGQAGLAAMDTKLEVAALQESVAKMGIASRAEIEDWFTAETLGVSGTVDLLDWGSLIDSRTKLSKHLVVPNAQTGQLEPLLSRFTEEEELQMTRMLQRMDVLAKKATEVGVRLMVDAEQTYFQPAISRLTLEMQRKFNVEKPLIFNTYQCYLKDAYDNVTLGVELARRECWCFGAKLVRGAYLAQERARAAEIGYEDPINPTYEATNAMYHRCLDYVLEELKHNTKAKVMVASHNEDTVRFTLRRMEELCLHPADHQVYFGQLLGMCDQISFPLGQAGYPVYKYVPYGPVMEVLPYLSRRALENSSLMKGARRERQLLWLELLRRLRTGNLFRRPA, via the exons ATGAAGATGACCTTCTACGGCCATTTTGTAGCCGGCGAGGACCAGGAGTCCATCCAGCCCCTGCTTCGGCACAACAGGGCCTTCGGTGTCGGCGCCATTCTGGACTACGGAGTGGAGGAGGACCTGAGCCCCGAGGAGGCAGAGCACAAGGAGATGGA GTCCTGCACCTCAGCTGCGGAGAGGGATGGCAGTG GGACAAATAAGCGAGATAAGCAATACCAGGCCCACCGGGCCTTCGGGGACCGCAGGAGTGGCGTCATCAGTGCCCGCACCTACTTCTATGCCAACGAGGCCAAGTGCGACAGCCACATGGAGACATTCTTGCGCTGCATCGAAGCCTCAG GTAGAGTCAGCGATGACGGCTTCATAGCCATTAAGCTCACGGCACTGGGGAGACCCCAGTTTCTG CTGCAGTTCTCAGAGGTGCTGACCAAGTGGAGACGCTTCTTTCACCAAATGGCTGCGGAGCAAGGGCAGGCGGGCCTGGCTGCCATGGACACCAAGCTGGAGGTGGCGGCGCTGCAG GAAAGTGTTGCAAAGATGGGCATCGCATCCAGGGCTGAGATTGAGGACTGGTTCACGGCGGAGACCCTGGGAGTGTCTGG CACCGTGGACCTGCTGGACTGGGGCAGCCTCATCGACAGCAGGACCAAGCTCTCCAAGCACCTGGTGGTCCCCAACGCTCAG ACAGGACAGCTGGAGCCCCTGCTGTCCCGGTTCACTGAGGAGGAGGAGCTACAGATGACGAGGATGCTACAGCGGATGGATGTCCTGGCCAAG AAAGCCACAGAGGTGGGCGTGCGGCTGATGGTGGACGCCGAGCAGACCTACTTCCAGCCGGCCATCAGCCGCCTGACGCTGGAGATGCAGCGCAAGTTCAATGTGGAGAAGCCGCTCATCTTCAACACGTACCAGTGCTACCTCAAG GATGCCTATGACAATGTGACCCTGGGCGTGGAACTGGCTCGCCGTGAGTGCTGGTGTTTTGGGGCCAAGCTGGTGCGGGGCGCCTACCTGGCCCAGGAGCGAGCCCGTGCGGCAGAGATCGGCTATGAGGACCCCATCAACCCCACGTACGAGGCCACCAACGCCATGTACCACAG GTGCCTGGACTACGTGCTGGAGGAGCTGAAGCACAACACCAAGGCCAAGGTGATGGTGGCCTCCCACAACGAGGACACAGTGCGCTTCACGCTGCGCAG GATGGAGGAGCTGTGCCTGCATCCCGCTGACCACCAGGTGTACTTTGGACAGCTGCTAGGCATGTGTGACCAGATCAGCTTCCCGCTGG GCCAGGCTGGCTACCCCGTGTACAAGTACGTGCCCTACGGCCCTGTGATGGAGGTGCTGCCCTACTTGTCCCGTCGCGCCCTGGAGAACAGCAGCCTCATGAAGGGCGCCCGTCGGGAGCGGCAGCTGCTGTGGCTGGAACTCTTGCGGCGGCTCCGAACTGGCAACCTCTTCCGTCGCCCTGCCTAG
- the PRODH gene encoding proline dehydrogenase 1, mitochondrial isoform X1, translating into MALRRVLPVLPPYIPRFAPLSTAPAVREQPAAGPGALPGRGSAKAVRAPVPAVDFGNTQEAYRSRRTWELARSLLVLRLCAWPALLARHEQLLYVARKLLGQRLFNKLMKMTFYGHFVAGEDQESIQPLLRHNRAFGVGAILDYGVEEDLSPEEAEHKEMESCTSAAERDGSGTNKRDKQYQAHRAFGDRRSGVISARTYFYANEAKCDSHMETFLRCIEASGRVSDDGFIAIKLTALGRPQFLLQFSEVLTKWRRFFHQMAAEQGQAGLAAMDTKLEVAALQESVAKMGIASRAEIEDWFTAETLGVSGTVDLLDWGSLIDSRTKLSKHLVVPNAQTGQLEPLLSRFTEEEELQMTRMLQRMDVLAKKATEVGVRLMVDAEQTYFQPAISRLTLEMQRKFNVEKPLIFNTYQCYLKDAYDNVTLGVELARRECWCFGAKLVRGAYLAQERARAAEIGYEDPINPTYEATNAMYHRCLDYVLEELKHNTKAKVMVASHNEDTVRFTLRRMEELCLHPADHQVYFGQLLGMCDQISFPLGQAGYPVYKYVPYGPVMEVLPYLSRRALENSSLMKGARRERQLLWLELLRRLRTGNLFRRPA; encoded by the exons ATGGCTCTGAGGCGCGTCCTGCCGGTGCTGCCCCCCTACATTCCCCGCTTCGCCCCATTGTCCACGGCGCCGGCCGTCCGCGAGCAGCCCGCCGCGGGCCCAGGAGCCCTGCCGGGACGTGGGTCGGCCAAGGCAGTGCGGGCACCGGTGCCCGCCGTGGACTTCGGCAACACGCAGGAGGCGTACCGCAGCCGGCGAACCTGGGAGCTGGCGCGCAGCCTGCTGGTGCTGCGCTTGTGCGCCTGGCCCGCGCTGCTGGCGCGCCATGAGCAG CTGCTGTATGTTGCCAGGAAACTTCTAGGGCAGAGGCTATTCAACAAGCTCATGAAGATGACCTTCTACGGCCATTTTGTAGCCGGCGAGGACCAGGAGTCCATCCAGCCCCTGCTTCGGCACAACAGGGCCTTCGGTGTCGGCGCCATTCTGGACTACGGAGTGGAGGAGGACCTGAGCCCCGAGGAGGCAGAGCACAAGGAGATGGA GTCCTGCACCTCAGCTGCGGAGAGGGATGGCAGTG GGACAAATAAGCGAGATAAGCAATACCAGGCCCACCGGGCCTTCGGGGACCGCAGGAGTGGCGTCATCAGTGCCCGCACCTACTTCTATGCCAACGAGGCCAAGTGCGACAGCCACATGGAGACATTCTTGCGCTGCATCGAAGCCTCAG GTAGAGTCAGCGATGACGGCTTCATAGCCATTAAGCTCACGGCACTGGGGAGACCCCAGTTTCTG CTGCAGTTCTCAGAGGTGCTGACCAAGTGGAGACGCTTCTTTCACCAAATGGCTGCGGAGCAAGGGCAGGCGGGCCTGGCTGCCATGGACACCAAGCTGGAGGTGGCGGCGCTGCAG GAAAGTGTTGCAAAGATGGGCATCGCATCCAGGGCTGAGATTGAGGACTGGTTCACGGCGGAGACCCTGGGAGTGTCTGG CACCGTGGACCTGCTGGACTGGGGCAGCCTCATCGACAGCAGGACCAAGCTCTCCAAGCACCTGGTGGTCCCCAACGCTCAG ACAGGACAGCTGGAGCCCCTGCTGTCCCGGTTCACTGAGGAGGAGGAGCTACAGATGACGAGGATGCTACAGCGGATGGATGTCCTGGCCAAG AAAGCCACAGAGGTGGGCGTGCGGCTGATGGTGGACGCCGAGCAGACCTACTTCCAGCCGGCCATCAGCCGCCTGACGCTGGAGATGCAGCGCAAGTTCAATGTGGAGAAGCCGCTCATCTTCAACACGTACCAGTGCTACCTCAAG GATGCCTATGACAATGTGACCCTGGGCGTGGAACTGGCTCGCCGTGAGTGCTGGTGTTTTGGGGCCAAGCTGGTGCGGGGCGCCTACCTGGCCCAGGAGCGAGCCCGTGCGGCAGAGATCGGCTATGAGGACCCCATCAACCCCACGTACGAGGCCACCAACGCCATGTACCACAG GTGCCTGGACTACGTGCTGGAGGAGCTGAAGCACAACACCAAGGCCAAGGTGATGGTGGCCTCCCACAACGAGGACACAGTGCGCTTCACGCTGCGCAG GATGGAGGAGCTGTGCCTGCATCCCGCTGACCACCAGGTGTACTTTGGACAGCTGCTAGGCATGTGTGACCAGATCAGCTTCCCGCTGG GCCAGGCTGGCTACCCCGTGTACAAGTACGTGCCCTACGGCCCTGTGATGGAGGTGCTGCCCTACTTGTCCCGTCGCGCCCTGGAGAACAGCAGCCTCATGAAGGGCGCCCGTCGGGAGCGGCAGCTGCTGTGGCTGGAACTCTTGCGGCGGCTCCGAACTGGCAACCTCTTCCGTCGCCCTGCCTAG